In Bacteriovorax stolpii, a single genomic region encodes these proteins:
- a CDS encoding response regulator transcription factor gives MHVTIVDDVKDNLKSYNELLSPTFNLELIQNPVDLLSFLGKTETDLILLDLHMPTMNGFELYEKFKTSHPDLPVIFLSGDPSEESIIKGLNLGADDFIVKPVSLRELVARIKNKINTKQAQANESEIIAFDGFKLHCEMQMAEIGEEKIQLTPIEFKLIHLLAKNPNKVFSREYITNLLWPNIHVQNQNIDTHLSNLRKKLMPFSKYIRTIKSRGYILRIG, from the coding sequence ATGCACGTAACGATCGTGGACGATGTGAAAGATAACTTAAAAAGTTATAACGAATTATTATCACCAACATTCAATCTTGAACTCATCCAGAATCCAGTAGACCTTCTAAGTTTCCTTGGAAAAACCGAAACAGATCTTATCCTTCTCGATCTGCATATGCCGACGATGAATGGATTTGAACTCTATGAAAAATTTAAAACATCTCATCCAGACCTTCCTGTTATTTTCTTAAGTGGTGACCCTTCAGAAGAATCAATCATTAAAGGTCTCAACCTTGGTGCAGACGATTTTATCGTTAAGCCTGTCTCTCTAAGAGAGCTGGTAGCGCGTATTAAGAATAAGATCAACACGAAGCAAGCTCAGGCGAATGAATCAGAAATCATTGCCTTTGATGGCTTTAAACTTCACTGTGAAATGCAAATGGCAGAAATTGGAGAAGAAAAAATCCAGCTTACGCCAATTGAATTCAAACTTATCCACCTTCTGGCAAAAAACCCAAATAAGGTTTTCTCTCGCGAGTACATCACGAACCTTCTTTGGCCGAACATCCACGTTCAAAACCAGAACATTGATACTCACCTTTCTAATCTTAGAAAGAAACTGATGCCTTTTTCTAAATACATCCGCACGATTAAATCGCGTGGGTATATTTTAAGAATCGGCTAA
- a CDS encoding UDP-N-acetylglucosamine--N-acetylmuramyl-(pentapeptide) pyrophosphoryl-undecaprenol N-acetylglucosamine transferase yields the protein MSNKKTLIFTGGGSGGHVMPALTIIKKINEDARYDVHYIGGIASIERELVQDYKLTYHPIRTGKLRRYLSLENMKDIIRVFLGLVDSFKLLWKFDRKNTLVFSTGGFVSVPVVLAARLQGKKSFIHEQTSRVGLANKICSIFANRVFISFEDSYKYFDENKTYFSGYPLREECYTDEIKPIKINGRVINETSKPIMFVTGGGNGAQLINKLIEKNFAFLTEKYLIVHQTGKAFFNDYSTKLKHPDYIAVPFIGTEMIDLFKLATVTISRSGAGTVCELIAVGKKSIYIPLKIAQKNEQFFNALEAHKKLGSIIIEEKELTDASFLQALSDIGDHNPMTKVQKQNGLQFLVEEIEKAF from the coding sequence ATGTCTAACAAAAAAACGTTGATCTTTACAGGTGGGGGCTCTGGCGGCCATGTTATGCCGGCGCTGACTATTATTAAAAAAATCAATGAAGATGCTCGTTACGATGTTCACTATATCGGTGGTATTGCCAGCATCGAACGCGAACTGGTTCAGGATTACAAGCTTACTTATCATCCCATCCGCACCGGAAAACTAAGACGCTATCTTTCTCTGGAAAATATGAAAGACATTATCCGCGTGTTTTTAGGGCTAGTGGATTCTTTTAAACTGCTTTGGAAATTTGATAGAAAAAATACTTTAGTTTTTTCAACTGGTGGATTCGTTTCTGTACCGGTGGTTTTGGCCGCAAGACTTCAAGGGAAAAAATCTTTTATTCACGAGCAAACGAGCCGCGTAGGTTTGGCCAATAAAATCTGTTCGATCTTCGCCAACCGTGTGTTCATTAGTTTTGAAGATTCATATAAATACTTCGATGAAAACAAAACCTACTTCTCTGGTTATCCGCTAAGAGAAGAGTGTTACACCGATGAGATCAAGCCGATAAAAATCAACGGCAGAGTGATCAATGAAACTTCAAAGCCGATTATGTTTGTTACTGGTGGTGGAAATGGAGCTCAGTTAATCAATAAGCTTATTGAAAAGAATTTCGCTTTTTTAACTGAGAAATATCTGATTGTTCACCAGACAGGGAAGGCCTTCTTTAATGACTACAGCACAAAGCTAAAGCACCCTGATTACATCGCAGTTCCTTTTATCGGAACAGAGATGATTGACCTCTTTAAACTGGCCACAGTGACTATTTCCCGCTCTGGAGCTGGGACGGTGTGCGAATTGATCGCAGTCGGAAAAAAATCGATTTATATTCCTTTGAAGATCGCTCAAAAGAACGAGCAGTTCTTTAATGCCTTAGAGGCCCATAAAAAACTCGGGTCTATCATTATTGAAGAAAAAGAACTGACGGATGCGAGCTTTCTTCAGGCGTTATCGGATATTGGGGATCACAATCCAATGACGAAAGTGCAGAAGCAAAATGGGCTTCAGTTTTTAGTCGAAGAAATCGAAAAAGCTTTTTAG
- a CDS encoding DEAD/DEAH box helicase, whose protein sequence is MTFQELPLRESLIRAITERGYVEPTEIQAQAIPALATTETDFVGQAQTGTGKTAAFSLPLLNKIDFTNRDVQALILTPTRELANQITEEIKKFSTYEKVKTLAVYGGVSLEGQIRGLRKDRPQIVVGTPGRVLDLIDRGVLILDNAKYAVLDEADEMLDMGFIDDVKQILSNLGEDRKTWMFSATMPAPILSLIKTYLKDPLVVKVQKKTLSNESIDQKHYVVRHNNMSEAICRILDSLEDYYGMIFCRTKVDAKTLADELNARGYPSDSLHGDMSQQQRDITMKNFKLKKINMLVCTDVAARGIDVDNLTHVINFGLPQDIESYVHRIGRTGRAGMKGTAITLVEPSERYRLRMVENNTKARIVQATLPTPAELKEVMVRKELKKFDNVIENLDKLSTDPVFTEKFSELSKEDLLKVMYNHIFKSQISRYDHSPSLEIQERRPENRDRQNREFNDRGNDRGNDRGSRDQGRPNHSGNMRFFVNIGKDHGLTLKSLLGSISDMVKVEERLIRNVDMKETFSFLEVPEQYGEVLLKVNTPMIIDRTVRFELTRSAPMSRPHFGGGDRDRRPSFRSGSNHRNGDRNGNRSERSFRS, encoded by the coding sequence GTGACATTTCAAGAATTGCCACTACGTGAATCTTTAATTAGAGCGATCACGGAGAGGGGCTATGTAGAGCCAACAGAAATCCAGGCTCAAGCTATTCCAGCACTTGCAACAACAGAAACAGACTTTGTAGGACAAGCGCAAACAGGTACAGGTAAAACTGCTGCCTTCTCACTTCCACTATTAAACAAGATCGACTTCACTAACCGCGATGTTCAAGCACTAATCTTAACTCCAACTCGCGAGTTAGCTAACCAGATTACTGAAGAAATTAAAAAATTCTCTACGTACGAAAAAGTAAAAACACTTGCTGTTTACGGTGGTGTTTCTCTTGAAGGACAAATCAGAGGATTAAGAAAAGATCGCCCACAAATCGTAGTAGGAACTCCAGGACGTGTTCTGGATCTTATCGATCGTGGAGTTTTAATTCTAGACAACGCTAAATACGCTGTCCTGGATGAAGCTGATGAAATGCTGGATATGGGATTCATCGACGACGTAAAACAAATTCTTTCTAACCTTGGTGAAGACAGAAAAACTTGGATGTTCTCGGCAACTATGCCAGCTCCAATCCTTTCTCTAATTAAAACTTACCTAAAAGATCCTCTTGTTGTTAAAGTTCAAAAGAAAACTTTATCTAACGAGTCTATCGATCAAAAGCACTACGTTGTTCGCCACAACAACATGAGCGAAGCTATCTGCAGAATCCTTGATTCTCTGGAAGACTACTACGGAATGATTTTCTGCCGTACAAAAGTAGATGCTAAAACTCTTGCTGACGAACTAAACGCTCGTGGTTATCCATCAGACTCACTTCACGGTGATATGTCACAACAACAACGTGACATCACAATGAAGAACTTCAAACTTAAAAAGATCAACATGCTGGTTTGTACAGACGTTGCCGCTCGCGGAATTGACGTAGACAACCTTACTCACGTAATCAACTTCGGTCTTCCACAGGATATCGAGTCTTACGTTCACCGTATCGGCCGTACAGGTCGCGCGGGAATGAAAGGAACTGCCATCACCCTTGTTGAGCCGTCAGAAAGATACAGACTTCGCATGGTAGAAAACAATACGAAAGCTCGTATTGTTCAGGCCACTCTTCCAACTCCAGCGGAGTTAAAGGAAGTCATGGTTAGAAAAGAACTTAAGAAGTTCGATAATGTTATCGAAAATCTTGATAAACTCTCTACAGATCCTGTGTTTACTGAAAAGTTCAGTGAGCTTTCAAAAGAAGATTTATTGAAAGTTATGTACAACCATATCTTCAAATCTCAAATCTCTCGTTACGATCATTCACCATCACTTGAAATCCAGGAAAGACGTCCTGAAAACAGAGACCGTCAGAACCGTGAGTTCAATGACAGAGGAAATGATAGAGGCAACGACAGAGGAAGCAGAGACCAGGGACGTCCAAACCACTCTGGCAACATGAGATTCTTCGTTAACATCGGTAAAGACCACGGCCTGACTCTTAAATCACTTCTGGGATCAATCTCAGATATGGTTAAAGTAGAAGAGCGCCTGATCAGAAACGTAGACATGAAAGAAACATTTTCTTTTTTAGAAGTTCCTGAGCAATATGGTGAAGTTTTATTAAAAGTTAACACTCCGATGATCATCGACCGCACTGTGCGTTTCGAGCTTACTCGCTCGGCACCAATGAGCCGTCCACACTTCGGTGGTGGAGACCGCGATCGTCGTCCAAGCTTTAGAAGTGGAAGCAACCACAGAAATGGAGACAGAAACGGCAACAGATCTGAAAGATCTTTCCGTTCTTAA
- the trpS gene encoding tryptophan--tRNA ligase yields the protein MSKKICLTGVKPTGMPHLGNYIGAIKPAIEMANSGEYDSYYFIADYHSLIGVHDAKLLRNYIYEVAATWLAMGLDPKKVTLYKQSDVPEILELNWIVNCFTSKGLMNRAHAYKAMVQANEEEQRDKDAGVNMGLFSYPVLMACDIMILNADVVPVGADQLQHIEIARDIAHSFNSNYVPGYEKIRKNLDHEKNTKSLAEFIRTNDKTKDVAFLNPPKAIVAEGNKLLVGLDGRKMSKSYNNHIPLFSTEKELQKLINRITTDSSGPTEPKNPDDSLIFDFYQTFATKEQTEDLRARYLRGIGWGEAKADLLNVLNNTLKGPRDIYNELMADTKKIDAILEEGAQRVRPKSRELIRNIKNTIGVN from the coding sequence ATGTCTAAAAAAATCTGTTTAACTGGGGTCAAACCGACGGGGATGCCTCACCTGGGAAATTACATTGGAGCTATCAAGCCAGCTATTGAGATGGCGAACTCTGGTGAATACGATTCATACTATTTCATCGCTGACTACCATTCGTTGATTGGCGTTCACGATGCAAAACTTTTAAGAAATTATATTTATGAAGTGGCTGCCACATGGCTGGCCATGGGTCTTGATCCAAAAAAAGTCACTCTTTATAAACAAAGTGATGTTCCGGAAATCCTGGAATTAAACTGGATTGTGAACTGCTTTACCAGCAAAGGCTTAATGAACAGGGCCCACGCTTATAAAGCAATGGTTCAGGCCAACGAAGAAGAACAGCGCGATAAAGATGCTGGCGTAAACATGGGGTTATTTTCTTATCCTGTGCTCATGGCCTGCGATATTATGATTTTAAATGCAGATGTTGTTCCTGTTGGGGCAGATCAACTTCAGCACATAGAGATTGCCCGTGATATCGCGCACTCATTTAACAGCAATTACGTTCCAGGTTATGAAAAAATCAGAAAGAACTTAGACCACGAAAAAAATACGAAGTCGCTGGCCGAGTTCATCAGAACAAATGACAAAACAAAAGACGTCGCTTTCTTAAATCCACCAAAGGCCATCGTTGCAGAAGGAAACAAGCTGCTGGTGGGGCTTGATGGAAGAAAGATGAGTAAGAGTTACAATAACCACATCCCACTTTTTTCTACGGAAAAAGAGCTGCAAAAATTAATAAACAGAATCACTACGGACTCAAGCGGACCAACTGAACCCAAGAACCCGGACGATTCGTTGATTTTTGATTTCTATCAGACATTTGCTACTAAAGAGCAGACTGAAGACTTAAGAGCAAGATACCTGCGTGGTATCGGATGGGGAGAAGCAAAGGCCGATCTTTTAAATGTACTTAACAACACTTTGAAAGGACCTCGCGATATTTATAATGAACTGATGGCCGATACGAAAAAGATCGATGCAATTCTGGAAGAAGGTGCACAGAGAGTTCGTCCAAAGTCGCGTGAACTTATCCGCAATATTAAAAACACAATTGGTGTTAACTAA
- a CDS encoding spore coat protein U domain-containing protein, whose translation MKMKSIAALLFAFSLFPLSNAFADCDYNLTVPTFAYGVGDTNPIVSGTVQVSRGQGGNSSNCNNFFLAFTKGWAGNYNRRGYNITTWVGYLYYNFYKNNNATGVLKEPSDISSTNEVIFDTLSKGSSKNLNYYFSLSPIDASSPPSAGTYYDVVQVQLYSGTYTNIVSYEGYRDLYVYLNVAKFISLSMVDTGGTYDGNQTSKTLDFGELEQGEQLGFDVRIVSNSGYILKVSSSNNGLLKRVGGTGVKSQIGYDFYANNSIKTLTSSAASPVTIASGTGKTPSGGALVPIKVAIKTVDDKDPGTYQDYVTLSVISND comes from the coding sequence ATGAAAATGAAATCAATAGCGGCCTTACTCTTTGCCTTTAGCCTCTTTCCATTAAGCAATGCTTTTGCAGATTGTGATTACAATTTAACTGTTCCGACATTTGCTTATGGAGTTGGGGACACTAACCCAATTGTTTCCGGGACTGTTCAGGTTAGTAGAGGTCAGGGTGGTAACAGTTCAAACTGTAATAATTTCTTTCTCGCTTTTACTAAAGGCTGGGCGGGAAACTACAACCGTCGCGGATACAATATTACGACCTGGGTTGGGTACTTGTATTACAACTTTTATAAAAATAATAACGCCACTGGGGTATTGAAAGAACCAAGTGATATCTCTTCTACCAATGAAGTCATCTTCGATACACTTTCAAAAGGTTCATCAAAAAACCTGAATTATTATTTTTCACTTTCACCAATTGATGCTAGTTCTCCTCCTAGCGCCGGGACTTATTACGATGTTGTCCAGGTCCAACTTTACTCGGGGACGTATACAAATATTGTTTCTTATGAAGGCTATCGCGACCTTTACGTTTATCTAAATGTCGCCAAGTTCATTTCACTATCAATGGTCGACACTGGTGGAACTTATGATGGCAATCAGACTTCAAAAACACTGGACTTTGGAGAACTAGAGCAAGGCGAACAATTGGGCTTTGATGTCCGCATTGTCAGTAACTCTGGTTATATTCTGAAAGTGTCTTCAAGTAACAACGGACTTCTAAAGCGCGTAGGTGGTACCGGAGTAAAGTCGCAAATCGGTTATGACTTCTACGCCAATAACTCTATTAAGACTTTAACCTCTTCGGCAGCTTCTCCAGTAACCATTGCCAGTGGCACTGGAAAAACTCCTTCAGGGGGCGCTTTGGTGCCGATTAAGGTCGCTATTAAGACTGTCGATGATAAAGACCCGGGAACCTATCAGGATTACGTCACTTTATCTGTCATTAGCAATGACTAA
- a CDS encoding fimbria/pilus outer membrane usher protein → MIKINLKPIFLSTLVLLGPLYKAEAQSQSQSTDELFKKVFGKASEEKKTPVDVSLGDFFIGEVSVTLQGDKIISISGGELRKLLIDKIREDKIMKYPVSDGDVSPDKLPFKVQYHPSELRLSVQIPPADLRPTDANVYDDLIPYYSRKAIEPAPFSLGLNYKLEQTFNHNTNQTDSFTAQTDAFMNIQKVALENRMTYLSTRDRQWGRQGTRAIFDRPNRMQRIEAGDVNYPIIGYQQAYSLGGLSFYRDFSLNPYRVVTPTSSFEFQVDSRSLVKTYVNNILLKSEYMSAGRYSVKDIPLNNGLNRIVVEVTDEFGVTRTFTFNESGSLDLLAKGVSRYALATGYPSSEVDGNLKYNEDNGAFASGFYQHGLYKHWTVSAYAQGNKKYTMLGTNHILSSAYGNWSFDVAGTKNDFNNGYVTQATYQLNLFGAYWYDSHTLTTKVEYRSPFFNEAGENFKNRFDVTVTASYSVPLFERFNVALGGSYQNPTLAENARLAFNGSLTTKIFESSSLTAYAGRSRDEFRTWSNQIYFFFNMTFGESSTFASAFYEKESQTKRLTVIRDTGKKFNDLKVSASADDNNSSKNASLDLQYNTVLADLGARQEVMKNNGQAEGYKTSVRLLSAFAFVHNGDDSAFSIARPISNSFVIFKPNKEWSGQKFGVQTAGGVNDTTTGLFGESLVSSLAPYQYRRLQLDPSNLDPGYILGQESFVVYPRRDSGHLFVIGKAGLLVLKGRIVDQNKNPLALKVGFFTSAQTQKSTPFFTDREGEFFIEGVEPGLGTIQLDDDNFSPAQIDMTGKKQGMVDTGDIILPDGGSEL, encoded by the coding sequence TTGATAAAGATTAATTTAAAACCTATTTTTTTATCGACCCTGGTTCTGTTAGGTCCGCTTTATAAAGCAGAGGCTCAGTCTCAATCTCAATCTACAGATGAACTTTTCAAAAAAGTTTTTGGGAAAGCGAGCGAAGAAAAAAAGACTCCGGTTGATGTGTCGCTGGGAGATTTTTTCATTGGAGAAGTTTCGGTCACCCTTCAGGGAGATAAAATTATTTCTATCTCAGGTGGGGAGTTAAGAAAACTTCTGATTGATAAAATCCGCGAAGACAAAATTATGAAGTATCCCGTCAGCGACGGTGATGTCAGTCCGGATAAACTGCCTTTTAAAGTGCAGTATCATCCGTCAGAGTTAAGACTTTCGGTTCAGATTCCTCCAGCAGATTTGCGCCCGACAGATGCTAACGTCTACGACGATTTAATTCCTTATTATTCACGCAAGGCGATTGAGCCAGCACCTTTTTCGCTGGGGCTAAACTATAAGTTAGAGCAGACTTTTAATCATAACACTAATCAGACGGATTCATTTACAGCACAAACAGATGCGTTTATGAACATCCAGAAAGTGGCCCTGGAAAACCGCATGACTTATCTCTCGACGAGAGACAGACAGTGGGGAAGACAGGGAACACGCGCGATCTTTGATCGACCTAACCGCATGCAAAGAATTGAAGCGGGGGATGTGAACTATCCCATTATTGGTTATCAGCAGGCCTACTCTCTTGGAGGACTTTCTTTCTACCGAGACTTCTCACTGAATCCTTACCGTGTTGTAACGCCAACGTCCTCTTTTGAGTTCCAAGTCGATAGCCGTTCATTGGTTAAAACTTACGTGAATAACATTTTACTTAAGTCTGAGTACATGAGTGCCGGCCGTTACTCCGTAAAAGATATTCCACTGAACAACGGGCTTAACCGCATTGTGGTTGAAGTGACTGATGAATTTGGAGTCACCAGAACTTTCACTTTTAATGAATCAGGCTCTTTGGATTTATTAGCAAAAGGTGTAAGTCGATACGCACTAGCGACTGGGTATCCATCTTCGGAAGTTGACGGAAATTTAAAATATAACGAAGACAATGGGGCCTTTGCTTCTGGTTTTTACCAGCATGGGCTTTATAAACATTGGACTGTTTCTGCTTATGCTCAGGGAAATAAAAAGTACACAATGCTGGGAACTAACCATATTCTGTCTTCTGCCTATGGTAACTGGTCATTTGATGTGGCCGGAACAAAAAACGATTTCAATAACGGTTATGTCACTCAGGCCACTTATCAGCTCAATTTATTCGGAGCCTATTGGTATGACTCGCATACTTTAACGACTAAGGTTGAATACCGTTCGCCTTTTTTTAATGAGGCCGGTGAGAATTTTAAAAATCGTTTTGATGTTACTGTCACAGCTTCTTATAGCGTGCCTCTCTTTGAACGCTTCAATGTGGCATTAGGTGGAAGTTATCAAAATCCAACTCTTGCTGAAAATGCACGCTTGGCCTTTAACGGAAGTTTAACAACCAAGATTTTTGAATCGAGCTCACTGACCGCCTATGCCGGAAGAAGCAGAGATGAATTCAGAACCTGGTCTAATCAGATTTACTTTTTCTTTAACATGACGTTTGGTGAGAGTTCGACATTTGCCTCGGCCTTTTATGAAAAAGAATCGCAGACAAAACGTTTAACGGTTATCAGAGACACCGGGAAAAAATTCAACGACCTTAAAGTTTCAGCTTCTGCCGATGACAATAACTCTTCTAAAAATGCTTCTCTTGATCTGCAATACAACACGGTTCTGGCCGATTTAGGGGCGAGACAAGAGGTGATGAAAAATAATGGCCAGGCTGAAGGCTACAAAACCAGTGTGCGTCTTTTAAGTGCTTTTGCTTTTGTTCACAATGGCGATGATTCGGCCTTCTCAATTGCCCGACCGATTTCAAACAGCTTTGTTATTTTTAAGCCAAATAAAGAATGGAGTGGACAGAAGTTCGGAGTCCAGACGGCTGGAGGAGTTAACGACACGACGACAGGGCTTTTTGGCGAATCGTTGGTTTCAAGTTTAGCACCTTATCAATACCGAAGACTTCAACTTGACCCAAGCAATCTGGATCCGGGATATATTCTAGGTCAAGAGAGTTTTGTGGTTTATCCACGAAGAGACAGCGGACATTTATTTGTCATTGGAAAAGCTGGGCTTCTGGTTTTAAAGGGAAGAATTGTTGATCAGAATAAAAATCCACTGGCGCTTAAAGTTGGATTTTTTACTTCGGCCCAGACACAAAAAAGCACGCCATTTTTTACTGACCGTGAAGGAGAATTTTTTATCGAAGGAGTTGAGCCAGGTTTAGGAACCATTCAGCTTGATGATGATAATTTTTCACCAGCACAGATTGATATGACAGGGAAGAAGCAGGGAATGGTGGATACCGGTGATATTATCCTGCCGGATGGAGGAAGCGAGTTATGA
- a CDS encoding fimbrial biogenesis chaperone: MKRNILFILTSLLISFNTYAFKFSPMSTSIGVKEKTNSTLFYLENDSDQPIAVTASVMKREMNAEGVETNKKIDNEITVYPSQLIIPPNEKRSVKVTWVGKTAPVKEEAYRLIAEQLPIELDKNKKQKASIKVLLRYVAALYVEPEGLSSDVSLKKMEVDEKKVSLTMNNAGKKHQVLSNLVIKFSGKKDITIEGEELKGMIGENVLAESERIFHFQKSGKFKDVQSTDKVKISFDKD; this comes from the coding sequence ATGAAGCGCAACATTTTATTCATCCTTACAAGTTTACTGATTTCATTTAATACTTATGCATTTAAGTTTTCTCCAATGTCGACTTCTATCGGAGTAAAAGAGAAAACGAATTCAACTTTATTTTATCTGGAAAATGATTCTGATCAGCCGATTGCGGTCACTGCATCTGTGATGAAAAGAGAAATGAATGCTGAAGGTGTTGAGACCAACAAAAAAATCGACAACGAAATTACAGTTTATCCATCGCAGTTGATTATTCCACCAAACGAAAAGCGTTCGGTGAAAGTGACGTGGGTTGGAAAGACTGCGCCTGTTAAAGAAGAAGCTTACCGCTTGATCGCAGAACAGCTTCCAATTGAACTTGATAAAAATAAAAAGCAAAAGGCCAGTATTAAAGTTCTGCTTCGCTATGTAGCAGCACTTTATGTTGAGCCAGAAGGACTTTCTTCTGATGTTTCTTTAAAGAAAATGGAAGTGGATGAGAAGAAGGTTTCATTAACAATGAATAATGCAGGTAAAAAGCACCAAGTGCTTTCGAACCTGGTCATCAAGTTTAGCGGTAAAAAAGATATCACGATTGAAGGCGAAGAACTTAAAGGCATGATCGGAGAAAATGTCCTGGCAGAAAGCGAGCGCATTTTTCATTTTCAGAAAAGTGGCAAGTTCAAAGATGTTCAGTCTACAGATAAGGTGAAAATTAGTTTTGATAAAGATTAA
- a CDS encoding fimbrial protein, with translation MKKFLAVTALLTLTTTSAFAATSGSLLLQGIVAQKVAIVVTPVAVASALDLATTQSDLKVATVNEQSNSKTGYKVTITSANLGKLKRTDGAEVFSYTLKYAGSSVGLSTAAGSTFTNSSAAAVNVNKDLNISYTGVAAESMVEGTYADTVTFNIAAN, from the coding sequence ATGAAGAAGTTTTTAGCAGTAACAGCACTTTTAACTCTTACGACAACATCAGCTTTTGCTGCAACATCAGGTTCATTACTACTTCAAGGTATAGTTGCTCAAAAGGTAGCTATCGTTGTCACTCCAGTAGCAGTAGCATCTGCCCTGGATCTTGCGACAACTCAATCTGACCTAAAAGTAGCTACAGTTAATGAGCAATCGAACTCAAAAACTGGTTATAAAGTAACGATCACTTCTGCAAACTTAGGGAAACTTAAGAGAACAGACGGTGCTGAAGTTTTCTCATACACACTTAAGTATGCTGGATCATCAGTAGGTCTTTCAACTGCAGCAGGTTCAACTTTTACAAACTCTTCAGCTGCAGCTGTTAACGTGAATAAAGACCTGAACATTTCATACACAGGTGTTGCTGCTGAATCAATGGTAGAAGGTACATACGCTGATACAGTTACTTTCAACATCGCTGCTAACTAA
- a CDS encoding MarR family winged helix-turn-helix transcriptional regulator, with amino-acid sequence MEHTSILDIKSDPVYQELLTNYPEVSPEAVETILQFHKVSSLINMRREATLSEFGLTPGRFQLLMLLKRQEPVHALSPSELAKRTGVTRGTMTQFIDAIEKDGFVKRVEDPKDRRGMLVELTQVGEDKLKQVLPIHISRMEHYTRVLNSDERKMMIHIMTKMVSTFDAAAQDELTIKHQA; translated from the coding sequence ATGGAACACACTAGTATTTTAGACATTAAATCAGATCCCGTTTACCAAGAACTTTTGACAAACTACCCGGAAGTTTCTCCTGAAGCAGTAGAGACGATCCTCCAGTTTCACAAAGTTTCATCTCTCATTAACATGAGACGAGAAGCCACTCTGTCTGAGTTTGGTCTTACTCCTGGACGCTTTCAGCTCCTCATGCTTTTAAAGAGACAAGAGCCAGTACATGCTCTTTCTCCTTCTGAGCTAGCGAAGAGAACAGGCGTCACGAGAGGAACAATGACTCAATTCATTGATGCTATCGAAAAAGATGGTTTTGTGAAAAGAGTTGAAGATCCGAAAGACAGAAGAGGTATGTTGGTTGAGTTAACTCAGGTTGGTGAAGACAAGTTGAAACAAGTATTGCCGATTCACATTTCGCGTATGGAGCATTATACGCGTGTACTTAACAGTGATGAACGCAAGATGATGATTCACATCATGACCAAGATGGTTAGCACATTCGACGCCGCAGCTCAGGATGAACTAACCATCAAGCATCAAGCTTAA
- a CDS encoding CorA family divalent cation transporter — translation MKKFETQLQNIRWVDLTTPKKSDLNHLSQELNIPNRVLLNALNPEHLPKYELLESAAVIYLRTIDYSKTDAANIQDLTTKITLLISNDSLITIHRMDHPFLEELRHEAVEKNYTLKDVIKSIITSSMMTFDAPLSALENRVEIFEESIFETSKSDNIVREGYFLKRKASAIRKVLKFSLDILASLQSRPDFVWRDFQGLRESIERNLFYTEDVLENVTGLLNLHISLSAQKTNEVMRVLTVFSIFFLPLNFLAGVYGMNFDYMPELHHEKGYFLVLGSMAAISIGIFIWVYRRGWLKRPN, via the coding sequence ATGAAGAAATTTGAGACACAGTTACAGAACATTCGTTGGGTTGATCTAACGACTCCTAAAAAAAGCGATTTGAATCATCTTTCGCAAGAGTTAAATATACCGAATCGCGTTTTGCTGAACGCCCTGAACCCTGAGCATCTACCTAAGTACGAATTACTTGAGTCTGCCGCGGTTATATATCTGCGAACGATTGATTATTCAAAGACAGATGCAGCCAACATTCAGGACCTGACAACGAAGATCACTCTCCTTATAAGTAACGACTCACTTATAACCATTCACCGTATGGATCACCCCTTTTTAGAGGAGCTCCGTCACGAAGCTGTTGAAAAAAACTACACGTTAAAAGACGTTATCAAGAGCATCATCACCTCTTCCATGATGACTTTCGATGCTCCTCTTTCTGCTTTAGAAAACAGAGTGGAGATATTTGAAGAAAGTATTTTTGAAACAAGTAAAAGTGACAACATTGTCCGCGAAGGTTACTTCTTAAAGAGAAAAGCTTCGGCCATTAGAAAAGTTCTTAAGTTCTCTCTCGATATCCTCGCCTCTCTTCAAAGCAGGCCGGATTTTGTCTGGAGGGATTTTCAAGGTCTGCGCGAAAGTATCGAGCGCAATCTCTTTTACACTGAAGACGTTTTGGAAAATGTCACAGGCCTTCTCAATCTGCACATCTCTCTTTCCGCCCAAAAAACCAATGAAGTCATGCGCGTCCTGACAGTGTTTTCGATTTTCTTCTTACCACTCAATTTCCTGGCAGGAGTTTACGGAATGAATTTTGATTACATGCCAGAACTTCACCACGAAAAAGGATACTTCCTGGTTTTAGGAAGTATGGCCGCTATTTCTATTGGTATCTTCATCTGGGTTTATCGCCGAGGTTGGCTGAAGCGTCCAAATTAA